One part of the Prionailurus bengalensis isolate Pbe53 chromosome B2, Fcat_Pben_1.1_paternal_pri, whole genome shotgun sequence genome encodes these proteins:
- the GPR6 gene encoding G-protein coupled receptor 6 has translation MNASASSLNDSQVVAVTTEGAAAAATAAGARDSGEWGPPAAAALGGGGAANASLELSSQLPAGPPGLLLSAVNPWDVLLCVSGTVIAGENALVVALIASTPALRTPMFVLVGSLATADLLAGCGLILHFVFQYVVPSETVSLLTVGFLVASFAASVSSLLAITVDRYLSLYNALTYYSRRTLLGVHLLLAATWTMSLGLGLLPVLGWNCLAERSTCSVVRPLTRSHVALLSAAFFAVFGIMLHLYVRICQVVWRHAHQIALQQHCLAPPHLAATRKGVGTLAVVLGTFGASWLPFAIYCVVGSREDPAVYTYATLLPATYNSMINPIIYAFRNQEIQRALWLLFCGCFQSKVPFRSRSPSEV, from the coding sequence ATGAACGCGAGCGCTTCCTCGCTCAACGACTCCCAGGTGGTGGCAGTGACCACCgagggagcggcggcggcggccacaGCGGCAGGGGCGCGGGACAGCGGCGAATGGGGGCCCCCTGCAGCGGCGGCGCTGGGGGGCGGCGGCGCGGCTAACGCGTCCCTCGAGCTGTCTTCTCAGCTGCCCGCGGGGCCGCCGGGGCTGCTACTGTCGGCGGTGAATCCTTGGGACGTGCTCCTGTGCGTGTCGGGGACGGTGATCGCAGGCGAAAACGCGCTGGTAGTGGCGCTAATCGCGTCCACCCCGGCGCTGCGCACGCCCATGTTCGTGCTGGTGGGCAGCCTAGCCACCGCCGACCTGCTGGCGGGCTGCGGCTTGATCCTTCACTTCGTGTTCCAGTACGTGGTGCCCTCAGAAACGGTGAGCCTGCTCACGGTGGGCTTCCTCGTGGCCTCCTTCGCTGCCTCGGTCAGCAGCCTGCTGGCCATCACAGTGGACCGCTATCTGTCTCTCTACAACGCACTCACCTACTACTCGCGCCGGACCCTGTTGGGCGTGCACCTGCTGCTCGCTGCCACCTGGACGATGTCCCTAGGCCTCGGGTTGCTGCCGGTGCTCGGCTGGAACTGCCTAGCGGAGCGCTCCACCTGCAGCGTGGTGCGCCCGCTGACGCGCAGCCACGTGGCGCTGCTGTCCGCCGCGTTCTTTGCGGTCTTTGGTATCATGCTGCACCTGTACGTGCGCATCTGCCAGGTGGTCTGGCGCCACGCGCACCAGATCGCGCTGCAGCAGCACTGCCTGGCGCCGCCCCACCTCGCAGCCACCAGAAAGGGCGTGGGTACGCTGGCTGTGGTGCTGGGCACTTTTGGCGCCAGTTGGCTGCCCTTCGCCATCTATTGCGTGGTAGGCAGCCGCGAGGACCCGGCAGTCTACACCTACGCCACCCTGCTGCCCGCCACCTACAACTCCATGATCAATCCTATCATCTATGCCTTCCGAAACCAGGAGATTCAGCGTGCCCTGTGGCTCCTGTTCTGTGGCTGTTTCCAGTCCAAAGTGCCCTTCCGTTCTAGGTCCCCCAGTGAGGTCTGA